From Polynucleobacter paludilacus:
GACCTGAGGGCCCGCTTGACGTCCACCAGCCTGACCAAAGATATCGCCAAAGATATCGCCAAAGGCATCAGCAAATCCACCTCCGCCAAAGCCACCACCAAACCCACCCATTGAAGGATCAACTCCAGCATGACCATACTGATCATAAGCAGCACGTTTATTGGAATCACTTAGGGTTTCATAAGCTTCCTTTACTTCTTTGAAGTCAGCCTCAGCACTTTTACTGTCCGGATTGCGATCTGGATGATGCTTCATCGCCAACTTGCGATAAGCCTTTTTTAACTCCTCATCAGTGGCGCTTCTGGAGACCCCAAGGACTTCGTAATAATCGCGTTTACTTTTAGACACAAACTGTTCCCTTTAACAAGCTGAAAGACACAAGTCGGCACGAGGCCGACTTGGTGTTATTTCACTACAAAATGACTTAGCAATTTACTATTACTTTTTGTCATCAACCTCTTTAAAGTCAGCGTCGACCACATCAGCATCAGCAGCGGCCGCTTGTGCACCGGGATTTGCTCCTGGAGCAGCGCCGCCTGCCTTAGCCTGCTCAGCAGCCATCACTTTTTCGCCTAGCTTCTGACTAGCTTTACCTAGTGCTTCTGTCTTGGCTTCAATGATTGCTTTATCACTACCTTTAATTGCATCATCAAGCTCTTTCAAAGCAGCTTCAATGGCTTCTTTTTCAGCAGCTTCTAGACCAGCACCATGCTCTTCTAACGCTTTCTTAGTACTGTGAGCTAAAGCATCAGCAGTATTACGAACGGTGACCAATTCTAAGGCCTTCTTATCTTCCTCAGCATTGGCTTCAGCATCCTTGACCATGCGCTGAATTTCTTCTTCGGTTAAACCAGAATTCGCCTTGATGGTGATCTTGTTCTCTTTGCCCGTGTTTTTATCTTTTGCAGTGACATGCAAAATACCATTGGCGTCGATATCAAAGGTTACTTCAATTTGAGGCTGGCCACGAGGTGCAGCGCCAATACCTTCGAGATTAAATTCACCCAAGAGTTTGTTGGCTGCAGCCATCTCACGCTCACCCTGGAAGCACTTGATGGTTACTGCAGGCTGATTATCTTCAGCAGTGGAGTAAACCTGTGAATGCTTGGTAGGGATCGTGGTGTTCTTTGGAATCATCTTGGTCATCACGCCACCCAAGGTTTCAATACCTAATGACAATGGGGTAACGTCAAGCAGCAAGACATCCTTGCGATCGCCGGACAATACGGAACCCTGAATCGCTGCGCCTACAGCCACTGCTTCATCGGGGTTCACGTCTTTACGTGGCTCCTTACCAAAGATGGATTTCACTTTGTCTTGGACCGCTGGCATACGAGTTTGACCACCAACCAAAATGACATCATCAATGTCACTTACATTTACACCGGCATCCTTGATTGCTGTTAAACAAGGGCCTGCAGTACGGTTAATTAACTCTTCGACCAAAGATTCCAACTTAGCGCGAGTTAACTTCAAGTTCAAATGCTTAGGCCCGCCTGCATCTGCAGTGACATAAGGCAAATTGATTTCGGTTTGCTGGGCTGATGACAATTCAATCTTGGCCTTTTCAGCAGCGTCTTTCAAACGCTGTAATGCCAAAACATCTTTACTCAGATCAACGCCCTGCTCTTTTTTGAACTCAGCAATAATCCAATCAATAATGCGCTGGTCAAAATCTTCGCCGCCTAAGAAGGTATCGCCGTTAGTAGACAACACTTCAAATTGCTTCTCGCCATCAACGTTCGCAATCTCAATGATGGAGACGTCAAAGGTACCACCACCTAAGTCATACACAGCGATCTTACGATCGACTTTATCTTGCTTGTCTAAACCGAATGCCAAAGCTGCTGCGGTTGGTTCATTGATGATGCGCTTCACATCTAAGCCAGCAATACGACCAGCATCTTTCGTTGCTTGACGCTGACTATCATTGAAGTAAGCAGGAACCGTAATTACCGCTTCGGTCACTTCTTCACCGAGGTAGTCTTCGGCGGTCTTTTTCATCTTGCGCAGAACTTCTGCGGATACTTGTTGCGGCGCCATTTTTTTGTCGCGAGCAGATACCCAAGCATCTCCGTTTTCTGCTTTGATAATGGCGTAAGGCATCAAGCCGATATCCTTCTGGACTTCGGCATCCTCAAACTTACGACCCATCAGACGCTTAACAGCGTAA
This genomic window contains:
- the dnaK gene encoding molecular chaperone DnaK; this translates as MGKIIGIDLGTTNSCVSVVENNAPKVIENAEGARTTPSIIAYLEDGEVLVGAPAKRQSVTNPKNTVYAVKRLMGRKFEDAEVQKDIGLMPYAIIKAENGDAWVSARDKKMAPQQVSAEVLRKMKKTAEDYLGEEVTEAVITVPAYFNDSQRQATKDAGRIAGLDVKRIINEPTAAALAFGLDKQDKVDRKIAVYDLGGGTFDVSIIEIANVDGEKQFEVLSTNGDTFLGGEDFDQRIIDWIIAEFKKEQGVDLSKDVLALQRLKDAAEKAKIELSSAQQTEINLPYVTADAGGPKHLNLKLTRAKLESLVEELINRTAGPCLTAIKDAGVNVSDIDDVILVGGQTRMPAVQDKVKSIFGKEPRKDVNPDEAVAVGAAIQGSVLSGDRKDVLLLDVTPLSLGIETLGGVMTKMIPKNTTIPTKHSQVYSTAEDNQPAVTIKCFQGEREMAAANKLLGEFNLEGIGAAPRGQPQIEVTFDIDANGILHVTAKDKNTGKENKITIKANSGLTEEEIQRMVKDAEANAEEDKKALELVTVRNTADALAHSTKKALEEHGAGLEAAEKEAIEAALKELDDAIKGSDKAIIEAKTEALGKASQKLGEKVMAAEQAKAGGAAPGANPGAQAAAADADVVDADFKEVDDKK